The Streptomonospora litoralis genome window below encodes:
- a CDS encoding YraN family protein, whose translation MSSLRRSLPPLPRHDRVKAPPAAPARPAEHRTALGRRGEEVASAYLERRGLRILARNWRCSEGEIDIVAGQGPDVIVAEVKTRTGLRFGSPLEAVTEPKRRRLRRLARLWAAAHRAGRRRIRVDVVCVLVLPGDRVFVRHHPGVA comes from the coding sequence ATGAGCTCCTTGCGCCGCTCCCTCCCGCCCCTGCCCCGACACGACCGCGTGAAGGCCCCTCCCGCCGCTCCGGCGCGCCCCGCGGAGCACAGAACGGCGCTGGGCAGGCGCGGAGAGGAGGTGGCCTCGGCGTATCTGGAGCGCCGCGGGCTGCGCATCCTCGCCCGCAACTGGCGCTGTTCCGAGGGTGAGATCGACATCGTTGCGGGCCAGGGGCCCGACGTCATCGTCGCCGAAGTCAAGACCCGCACCGGCCTGCGGTTCGGCTCGCCGCTGGAGGCGGTCACCGAGCCGAAGCGGCGGCGGCTGCGCCGACTGGCCCGACTGTGGGCAGCCGCGCACCGCGCCGGGCGCCGGCGGATTCGGGTGGACGTCGTCTGCGTACTCGTGCTGCCCGGCGACCGGGTGTTCGTGCGGCACCACCCGGGGGTGGCGTGA
- the rplS gene encoding 50S ribosomal protein L19, translating to MHTAIQEIEKAQLRSDIPDFRPGDTLNVHVRVTEGTRSRVQVFKGAVIRRQGAANRETFTVRKISYGVGVERTFPVHTPVIEKIEIVARGRVRRAKLYYLRHLRGKAARIPERR from the coding sequence ATGCACACCGCTATTCAGGAAATTGAGAAGGCTCAACTGCGCTCGGACATTCCTGATTTCCGCCCGGGCGACACGCTGAACGTGCACGTGCGCGTCACCGAGGGCACGCGTTCGCGTGTCCAGGTCTTCAAGGGCGCCGTGATCCGGCGCCAGGGAGCCGCCAACCGCGAGACGTTCACCGTCCGCAAGATCAGCTACGGCGTCGGTGTGGAGCGCACCTTCCCCGTGCACACCCCGGTCATCGAGAAGATCGAGATCGTCGCCCGCGGCCGCGTGCGCCGGGCGAAGCTTTACTACCTGCGCCACCTGCGTGGCAAGGCCGCCCGCATCCCCGAGCGCCGCTGA
- a CDS encoding DUF2469 domain-containing protein, translating into MSSEDLEKYEAEMELQLYREYRDVVGLFSYVVETERRFYLTNHVDLQPRSTENGEMYFEVTMEDAWVWDMYRPARFVRNVRVVTFKDVNVEEITKSDLEVPATGKPQ; encoded by the coding sequence ATGAGTTCTGAGGACCTGGAGAAGTACGAGGCCGAGATGGAGCTGCAGCTCTATCGCGAGTATCGGGACGTCGTCGGCCTCTTCAGCTACGTGGTCGAGACCGAACGCCGGTTCTACCTCACCAACCACGTGGATCTGCAGCCGCGCAGCACCGAGAACGGCGAGATGTACTTCGAGGTCACGATGGAGGACGCCTGGGTCTGGGACATGTACCGCCCGGCCAGGTTCGTCCGCAACGTGCGCGTGGTGACGTTCAAGGACGTCAACGTCGAGGAGATCACCAAGTCCGACCTAGAGGTCCCGGCCACGGGCAAACCGCAGTAG
- the lepB gene encoding signal peptidase I, whose product MNAKKENTDEKAEKSGSFWKELPLLIVIALVLAFVIRTWVAQPFYIPSGSMENTLLVGDRVLVNKLVYQVREIQRGDVIVFNGGGSWDEGPSPVPVEESGNIVGQGFSWVAEQFGAAPSGRDYIKRVIGVPGDTVECCDAQNRVLVNDEPLNEPYLYPGSIETHLEFGPVTVPEGRLWLMGDHRISSKDSRRHQNEPGGGSVPIDHVVGRASLVVWPVDRWSTLPTPETFEELEEGGSKQAGGDGGEASGTGGAAGAPAGSVEASAALPFVLGAAGAVPVREAGRRALAKARGGRARGPAARGACGRMRRTRSGRLTRGA is encoded by the coding sequence ATGAACGCCAAGAAGGAGAACACGGACGAGAAGGCGGAGAAGTCGGGTTCGTTCTGGAAGGAACTCCCGCTCCTGATCGTCATCGCGCTGGTCTTGGCGTTCGTCATCCGCACGTGGGTCGCCCAGCCTTTCTACATCCCCTCCGGGTCGATGGAGAACACGCTGCTCGTCGGTGACCGCGTGCTGGTCAACAAGCTCGTGTACCAGGTCCGCGAGATCCAGCGGGGCGACGTCATTGTGTTCAACGGCGGCGGCTCGTGGGACGAGGGCCCGAGTCCGGTGCCGGTCGAGGAGTCCGGCAACATCGTCGGGCAGGGATTCAGCTGGGTGGCTGAGCAGTTCGGGGCCGCGCCCAGCGGGCGGGACTACATCAAGCGCGTCATCGGGGTTCCGGGTGACACCGTGGAGTGCTGCGACGCCCAGAACCGGGTGCTGGTCAACGACGAACCGCTCAACGAGCCCTACCTGTATCCGGGCAGCATCGAGACCCATCTGGAGTTCGGGCCGGTGACGGTCCCCGAGGGGCGGCTGTGGCTGATGGGCGACCACCGGATCAGCTCCAAGGACTCGCGACGGCACCAGAACGAGCCGGGCGGCGGCTCCGTCCCCATCGACCATGTGGTCGGGCGCGCCTCCCTGGTCGTGTGGCCGGTGGATCGCTGGTCGACGCTGCCCACTCCGGAGACGTTCGAGGAACTGGAGGAAGGCGGCTCGAAGCAGGCCGGGGGCGACGGCGGCGAAGCCTCTGGCACCGGCGGGGCGGCAGGCGCCCCCGCGGGGTCCGTCGAGGCGTCGGCTGCGCTGCCGTTCGTGCTCGGAGCGGCCGGCGCCGTACCGGTCCGCGAAGCCGGGCGCCGGGCCCTGGCCAAAGCCCGCGGCGGCCGAGCCCGCGGACCCGCGGCGCGAGGAGCGTGCGGCCGGATGCGCCGAACGCGCTCCGGGCGGTTGACACGTGGCGCATGA
- a CDS encoding YifB family Mg chelatase-like AAA ATPase, whose translation MALARTRSMALVGVDGHIIEVEAHLGDGPPGLTLVGLPDTALREARDRIRAAVVNSGEHWPEGHITVSLSPASLPKRGSGFDLAIAAAVLAAEGAAPGMPLHSAVVLAELGLDGRTRPVSGVLPAVLAGVRCGHTTFVVARGNAEEAALVPGIKVVAVSSLGELLARLRGEPVTEPPPGDDDSEPQRDAGADADSAAERCPDLADVLGQPVARRAVEIAAAGGHHLMMVGPPGTGKSLLAERLPTVLPRLTAEESIEVTAVHSVAGALPKRSPLITAPPFCAPHHTATRAAIVGGGSTRLRPGCVSLAHRGALFLDEAPEFARGVLDSLRQPLESGEVVVARSAATVCFPARFLLVLAANPCPCGKSGNACTCSSTQRRRYLSRLSGPLVDRVDLKVELQPVAHAELFADRGYAESSATVAQRVARARERAAARLAGTPWTTNASIPGAELRRHFPVAPAALRLLATAVERGEISARGLDRALRVSWTLADLADRPEPAAEDTAYAYALWTGRAQ comes from the coding sequence ATGGCGCTCGCCCGCACCCGTTCCATGGCCCTCGTCGGCGTCGACGGCCACATCATCGAGGTCGAGGCCCACCTGGGCGACGGCCCGCCCGGGTTGACCCTGGTGGGTCTGCCCGACACCGCTCTGCGCGAGGCTCGCGACCGCATCCGGGCCGCGGTGGTCAACTCCGGCGAACACTGGCCCGAGGGGCACATAACGGTCAGCCTTTCTCCAGCGAGTCTGCCCAAGCGCGGCAGCGGATTCGACCTCGCCATCGCGGCCGCCGTCCTGGCCGCCGAAGGCGCAGCTCCGGGGATGCCGCTGCACAGTGCGGTCGTGCTGGCGGAGTTGGGCCTCGACGGCCGCACCCGCCCGGTGAGCGGCGTGCTGCCCGCCGTCCTGGCCGGTGTCCGCTGCGGGCATACCACCTTCGTCGTCGCCCGCGGCAACGCAGAGGAGGCCGCCCTGGTGCCCGGCATCAAGGTCGTGGCGGTCTCGTCGCTGGGCGAGCTGCTGGCGCGGCTGCGCGGCGAACCGGTAACCGAGCCCCCGCCCGGCGACGACGATTCGGAGCCGCAGCGGGACGCGGGTGCGGACGCCGACTCCGCTGCAGAGCGCTGCCCCGATCTCGCCGACGTGCTCGGACAGCCCGTGGCCCGCCGGGCGGTGGAGATCGCGGCGGCCGGAGGTCACCACCTGATGATGGTCGGCCCGCCGGGCACCGGCAAAAGCCTGCTGGCCGAACGCCTGCCCACCGTCCTGCCGCGGCTCACCGCGGAGGAGTCCATCGAAGTCACCGCGGTCCACTCGGTGGCCGGGGCGCTGCCGAAACGCTCACCGCTGATCACCGCTCCGCCGTTCTGCGCGCCCCACCACACGGCCACCCGCGCCGCCATCGTCGGGGGCGGCAGCACCCGGCTGCGGCCGGGCTGCGTCTCCCTGGCCCACCGCGGTGCGCTCTTCCTCGACGAGGCGCCGGAGTTCGCCCGCGGGGTGCTCGACTCGCTGCGCCAACCGCTGGAGAGCGGCGAAGTCGTCGTCGCGCGCTCGGCAGCCACAGTGTGCTTCCCCGCGCGGTTCCTGCTCGTTCTGGCCGCCAACCCTTGCCCCTGCGGCAAGTCCGGCAACGCCTGCACCTGCTCGTCGACCCAGCGCCGCCGCTACCTGTCCCGCCTCTCCGGCCCCCTTGTGGACCGCGTCGACCTCAAAGTCGAACTGCAACCCGTCGCCCATGCCGAACTGTTCGCCGACCGCGGCTACGCGGAGTCTTCGGCGACCGTCGCCCAGCGGGTCGCGCGGGCCCGCGAACGCGCCGCCGCACGCCTGGCGGGCACACCTTGGACCACGAACGCCTCCATCCCGGGCGCGGAGCTGCGCCGACACTTCCCGGTCGCCCCCGCTGCGCTGCGCCTTCTGGCCACGGCCGTGGAACGCGGCGAGATCAGCGCCCGCGGTCTCGACCGTGCGCTCCGCGTCTCCTGGACCCTCGCCGACCTCGCCGACCGCCCCGAACCCGCCGCGGAGGACACCGCCTATGCCTATGCCCTGTGGACCGGGCGTGCCCAGTGA